The following coding sequences lie in one Pseudarthrobacter phenanthrenivorans Sphe3 genomic window:
- a CDS encoding GNAT family N-acetyltransferase, with translation MAIEVRPATEFEDVRTVLGPKRPDATVCWCLSYRIPSRQNVALRGTERRDLVRQLVAEDPPPGVLAYDDGEAVGWAAVHPRAGTSFAGNRKIPHIDDLDVWSVWCIRVRPGHRGKGISHHLLNGAVEFARSYGAPAIEGYPVDNGGSKVDLTMAYVGTRKLFEDAGFVKAADTTSVLNGFPRVLMRLAF, from the coding sequence ATGGCGATCGAGGTACGTCCTGCCACTGAGTTCGAAGACGTTAGGACCGTGCTGGGACCCAAGCGGCCGGACGCCACTGTCTGTTGGTGCCTGAGCTACCGCATTCCGTCCAGGCAGAATGTGGCACTGCGCGGAACCGAGCGCCGAGACCTGGTGCGGCAGCTGGTTGCAGAGGATCCCCCACCGGGAGTCCTGGCGTACGACGACGGCGAAGCAGTTGGGTGGGCAGCGGTTCATCCGCGCGCCGGCACCAGTTTCGCCGGCAACCGGAAGATCCCCCATATCGACGATCTGGACGTCTGGTCAGTGTGGTGCATCCGGGTGCGTCCGGGGCACCGAGGCAAGGGCATTTCGCACCACCTGCTGAACGGTGCCGTCGAGTTCGCCAGGAGCTACGGTGCCCCTGCCATTGAGGGCTATCCGGTGGACAACGGCGGCAGCAAGGTGGACCTCACCATGGCGTACGTGGGCACCAGGAAACTCTTCGAGGACGCAGGCTTCGTCAAAGCCGCGGACACAACTTCAGTGCTCAACGGATTTCCGCGGGTCCTGATGCGCCTGGCGTTTTAG
- the gcl gene encoding glyoxylate carboligase — protein MSKMRTVDAAVAILEKEGAIEAFGLPGAAINPFYSAMRAHGGIRHTLARHVEGASHMADGFSRAKDGNIGICIGTSGPAGTDMITGLYAAWADSIPMLCITGQAPVAKLHKEDFQAVDIESIAKPVTKMAMTILEPGQVPGAFQKAFQLMRSGRPGPVLLDLPIDVQLAEIEFDIDTYEPLPVEKPKASRKQLEKALDMLTSAKHPLIVAGGGIINAGASEQLVELAETLNVPVIPTLMGWGTIPDDHQLMAGMVGLQTSHRYGNENYLQSDFVIGIGNRWANRHTGGLETYTAGRKFVHIDIEPTQIGRVFSPDLGIASDAGAALAGLVELAKERKAAGSLPDYSAWVAECQERKATLHRKTHFENIPIKPQRVYEEMNRSFGRDTTYVSTIGLSQIAGAQMLHVFGPRKWINAGQAGPLGWTAPAALGVARSNPDQTVVALSGDYDFQFMIEELAVGAQFNLPYIHVVVNNSYLGLIRQSQRGFNMEQNVSLAFENINSSHLSEDTRGYGVDHLKVAEGLGCKAVRVEDPNDLAAAFDKAKALMGEFQVPVVVEVILEKVTNISMGVEINAVNEFEELAETAADAPTAILALQA, from the coding sequence ATGAGCAAGATGCGTACCGTTGATGCAGCGGTGGCCATCCTGGAAAAGGAAGGCGCCATCGAGGCGTTCGGCCTGCCAGGCGCCGCCATCAACCCCTTCTATTCCGCGATGCGCGCCCACGGCGGCATCCGCCACACCCTGGCCCGCCACGTTGAAGGTGCCAGCCACATGGCCGACGGCTTCAGCCGGGCCAAGGACGGCAACATCGGCATCTGCATCGGCACCTCCGGCCCCGCCGGCACCGACATGATCACCGGCCTCTACGCAGCCTGGGCAGACTCCATCCCCATGCTCTGCATCACCGGCCAGGCCCCAGTTGCCAAGCTGCACAAGGAAGACTTCCAGGCCGTGGACATCGAGTCCATCGCCAAGCCCGTCACCAAGATGGCCATGACCATCCTGGAGCCCGGCCAGGTTCCCGGCGCCTTCCAGAAGGCCTTCCAGCTCATGCGCTCCGGCCGCCCCGGCCCCGTGCTGCTGGACCTGCCCATCGACGTGCAGCTGGCCGAGATCGAGTTCGACATCGACACCTACGAGCCCCTGCCCGTCGAAAAGCCCAAGGCCTCCCGCAAGCAGCTGGAGAAAGCCCTGGACATGCTGACCTCAGCAAAGCACCCGCTGATCGTGGCCGGCGGCGGCATCATCAACGCCGGGGCTTCCGAGCAGCTGGTGGAGCTGGCCGAAACCCTGAACGTGCCGGTCATCCCCACCCTGATGGGCTGGGGCACCATCCCGGATGACCACCAGCTGATGGCCGGCATGGTGGGCCTGCAGACGTCCCACCGCTACGGCAACGAGAACTACCTGCAGAGCGACTTCGTGATCGGCATCGGCAACCGCTGGGCCAACCGCCACACCGGCGGCCTGGAAACCTACACCGCCGGCCGCAAGTTCGTGCACATCGACATCGAGCCCACGCAGATAGGCCGCGTGTTCTCGCCGGACCTGGGCATCGCGTCCGACGCCGGTGCGGCGCTGGCCGGGCTGGTTGAACTCGCCAAAGAGCGCAAGGCCGCAGGGTCCCTGCCGGACTACAGCGCCTGGGTTGCCGAATGCCAGGAGCGCAAGGCCACCCTGCACCGCAAGACGCACTTCGAGAACATCCCGATCAAGCCGCAGCGCGTGTACGAGGAGATGAACAGGTCCTTCGGCCGCGACACCACCTATGTGTCCACCATCGGCCTGTCCCAGATCGCCGGCGCGCAGATGCTGCACGTTTTCGGCCCGCGCAAGTGGATCAACGCCGGCCAGGCAGGTCCGCTGGGCTGGACCGCTCCGGCGGCCCTCGGCGTCGCGCGTTCCAACCCGGACCAGACCGTGGTGGCCCTCTCCGGCGACTACGACTTCCAGTTCATGATCGAGGAACTGGCCGTGGGCGCGCAGTTCAACCTGCCTTACATCCACGTGGTGGTGAACAACTCCTACCTGGGCCTGATCCGCCAGTCCCAGCGCGGGTTCAACATGGAACAGAACGTGTCCCTGGCGTTCGAGAACATCAACAGCTCGCACCTGTCCGAGGACACCCGCGGCTACGGAGTGGACCACCTGAAGGTGGCCGAGGGCCTGGGCTGCAAGGCCGTCCGCGTGGAGGACCCCAACGACCTCGCCGCCGCGTTCGACAAGGCCAAGGCCCTGATGGGCGAATTCCAGGTCCCCGTGGTGGTGGAAGTGATCCTGGAGAAGGTCACCAACATCTCCATGGGCGTGGAAATCAACGCCGTGAACGAGTTCGAGGAACTGGCAGAGACCGCCGCGGACGCCCCAACCGCCATCCTGGCGCTGCAGGCCTAG
- the allB gene encoding allantoinase AllB, producing the protein MSEERFDLVIRGQRILTTAGIAPREVGVRGGKIVAIEPLGNGLAGAEVIELADDETLIPGLVDTHVHVNEPGRTEWEGFASATRAAAAGGVTTIIDMPLNSVPPTTTVENLKLKREVAEDQAFIDIGFWGGAIPGNKGDLRALHDEGVFGFKCFLLHSGVDEFPHLDADEMEEDMAELKSFDSLMIVHAEDSHAIDRAPHPGGDHYQTFLASRPRGAENKAIAEVIERARWTGARAHILHLSSSDALPMIASAKRDGVKLTVETCPHYLTLMAEEIPDGATAYKCCPPIREASNRELLWQGLLDGTIDCIVSDHSPSTLDLKDLENGDFAVAWGGVSSLQLGLSLIWSEARHRGIPLEQVVSWMGEKPAALARLSNKGQLALGYDADFAIFAPDEAFVVDVSKLKHKNPITPYDGKTLSGVVRKTFLRGAVVDGQTPTGKLIRRGGV; encoded by the coding sequence ATGTCTGAAGAACGTTTTGACCTGGTCATCCGTGGCCAGCGCATTCTGACCACAGCCGGAATCGCGCCCCGCGAGGTGGGCGTCCGCGGCGGCAAGATCGTTGCCATCGAACCCTTGGGCAACGGCCTTGCCGGCGCCGAGGTCATTGAGCTGGCCGACGATGAAACCCTGATCCCCGGCCTGGTGGACACCCACGTCCACGTCAACGAACCCGGCCGCACCGAGTGGGAGGGTTTCGCCTCGGCCACGCGCGCAGCAGCTGCCGGCGGCGTGACCACCATCATCGACATGCCGCTGAACTCCGTCCCGCCCACCACCACCGTGGAGAACCTGAAGCTCAAGCGCGAGGTGGCCGAGGACCAGGCGTTCATCGACATCGGGTTCTGGGGCGGCGCCATCCCCGGCAACAAGGGCGACCTGCGGGCCCTCCACGACGAAGGCGTGTTCGGCTTCAAGTGCTTCCTGCTGCATTCCGGCGTGGACGAGTTCCCGCACCTTGACGCGGACGAGATGGAGGAGGACATGGCCGAACTGAAGTCCTTCGACTCCCTCATGATTGTCCATGCCGAGGACTCCCACGCCATCGACCGTGCACCGCACCCCGGCGGCGACCATTACCAGACCTTCCTGGCTTCCCGCCCGCGCGGCGCCGAGAACAAGGCCATCGCCGAGGTCATCGAACGTGCCCGCTGGACTGGTGCTCGGGCGCACATCCTGCACCTGTCGTCGTCGGACGCCCTGCCCATGATCGCCTCCGCCAAGCGCGACGGCGTCAAGCTCACCGTCGAAACCTGCCCGCACTACCTGACGCTGATGGCCGAGGAAATCCCGGACGGCGCCACCGCCTACAAGTGCTGCCCGCCCATCCGTGAGGCCTCCAACCGGGAACTGCTGTGGCAGGGCCTGCTGGACGGCACCATCGACTGCATCGTCTCGGACCACTCGCCCTCCACCCTGGATCTGAAGGACCTGGAAAACGGCGACTTCGCCGTGGCGTGGGGCGGCGTCTCATCGCTGCAGCTGGGCCTGTCCCTGATCTGGAGCGAGGCACGGCACCGCGGCATTCCGCTGGAGCAGGTGGTGTCCTGGATGGGCGAGAAGCCGGCCGCCCTGGCCCGGCTCTCCAACAAGGGCCAGCTCGCGCTGGGCTACGATGCCGACTTCGCCATCTTCGCCCCGGACGAAGCCTTCGTGGTGGACGTGTCAAAGCTCAAGCACAAGAACCCGATCACCCCGTACGACGGCAAGACCCTGTCCGGCGTGGTCCGCAAAACGTTCCTGCGCGGCGCCGTGGTGGACGGCCAGACCCCCACGGGCAAGCTGATCCGCCGCGGCGGAGTCTAG
- a CDS encoding MFS transporter: protein MTEQEPARERAGAASDGGNRLRGDGRAVSAPVEDDGAPHLANPDAVDTSLRSPGRRFRTFKGILLNTAVANITTSYLWFALTFWVYLETRNVIATGVVGGAYMLLIALSSISFGTFVDRYRKLTVMRFAAAFTMVMFVLAGVMFLLTPTPRLLDLAQPWFWIFTMIILIGAVVENMRNVALSTTVTILIEPDRRANANGMVGMVQGLAFIVTSVLSGLSVGLLGMGWTVVVAVVLTALAFAHLLTLRMPEEVRVAATDAHGSFDLRGSVAAVMAITGLFALILFSTFNNFIGGVYMALMDPYGLEMFPVEVWGAVFALGSTGFIIGGALIGKFGLGANPLRSLLLAVVAMGFLGAVFTIREWAWLYIAGIWLYLVLIPFVEAAEQTVIQQVVPLQRQGRVFGFAMAFESAAAPITAFLIAPLAQFWIIPYARSTEGAAQLAPLLGEGTSRGIALVFLIAGIIMIAAALLAFLTPVYRTVSEEYAAAAAEAKAAASDS, encoded by the coding sequence ATGACCGAGCAGGAACCGGCACGGGAACGGGCCGGTGCAGCTTCCGACGGCGGGAACAGGCTTCGCGGGGACGGCAGGGCTGTGTCCGCGCCGGTTGAGGACGACGGCGCTCCGCACCTGGCCAACCCGGACGCCGTCGACACATCCCTGCGCAGTCCTGGGCGGCGGTTCCGCACGTTTAAAGGCATCCTGCTGAACACCGCAGTCGCCAACATCACCACAAGCTATTTATGGTTCGCACTCACGTTCTGGGTGTACCTCGAGACGCGCAACGTCATTGCCACGGGGGTGGTCGGCGGCGCATACATGCTGCTGATCGCCCTTTCCAGCATCAGTTTCGGCACGTTCGTGGACCGCTACCGCAAGCTCACCGTGATGCGCTTCGCAGCCGCCTTCACCATGGTGATGTTCGTGCTCGCCGGAGTGATGTTCCTGCTGACGCCGACTCCCCGCCTGCTGGACCTCGCCCAGCCCTGGTTCTGGATCTTCACCATGATCATCCTGATCGGTGCGGTGGTGGAGAACATGCGCAATGTTGCCCTCTCCACCACGGTGACCATCCTCATCGAGCCGGACCGCCGCGCCAACGCCAACGGAATGGTGGGCATGGTGCAGGGCCTGGCATTCATCGTCACGTCGGTACTTTCCGGGCTGTCAGTCGGACTGCTGGGCATGGGCTGGACGGTGGTCGTCGCCGTCGTCCTCACTGCGCTGGCTTTCGCGCACCTGCTGACCCTGCGCATGCCCGAGGAAGTACGGGTGGCCGCCACCGACGCCCACGGCTCGTTTGACCTCCGCGGCTCGGTCGCCGCGGTCATGGCCATCACCGGTCTGTTCGCGTTGATCCTGTTCTCCACATTCAACAACTTCATTGGCGGCGTCTACATGGCGTTGATGGATCCGTACGGCCTGGAGATGTTCCCCGTAGAGGTGTGGGGAGCCGTGTTCGCGCTGGGGTCCACCGGATTCATCATCGGCGGTGCGCTGATCGGCAAGTTCGGACTTGGCGCCAACCCGCTGCGCAGCCTGCTCCTCGCGGTGGTGGCAATGGGGTTCCTTGGCGCCGTGTTTACTATCCGGGAGTGGGCGTGGCTCTATATTGCCGGCATCTGGCTGTACCTGGTCCTGATCCCCTTCGTTGAGGCGGCCGAGCAGACGGTCATCCAGCAGGTGGTGCCGCTGCAGCGCCAAGGGCGGGTGTTCGGGTTCGCCATGGCGTTCGAGTCCGCGGCTGCACCCATCACCGCGTTTCTGATCGCGCCCCTGGCACAGTTCTGGATCATCCCCTACGCACGCTCCACCGAGGGCGCCGCCCAATTGGCCCCGCTGCTGGGCGAGGGCACCTCCCGCGGCATCGCCCTGGTGTTCCTGATCGCCGGCATCATCATGATTGCGGCGGCACTGCTGGCTTTCCTCACGCCGGTCTACCGAACGGTTTCCGAGGAGTATGCCGCGGCGGCGGCAGAGGCGAAAGCGGCGGCCAGCGACTCTTAA
- the bcp gene encoding thioredoxin-dependent thiol peroxidase, producing the protein MSQTLTTKLQPGTQAPDFTLQDAQGRETALADYRGKNVIVYFYPKAATPGCTTEACDFRDSLASLQGKGYEVTGVSPDAPEALAGFTGDFSLTFPLLSDPDHAVALAYGAWGEKLVNGEIVEGIVRSTVVVDPEGKVTLAQYQVQADGHVAALKEALGL; encoded by the coding sequence ATGAGCCAGACCCTGACCACCAAGCTTCAGCCCGGAACCCAGGCCCCTGATTTCACCCTTCAGGATGCCCAGGGCCGCGAGACTGCCTTGGCCGACTACCGTGGCAAGAACGTCATCGTGTACTTCTACCCGAAGGCCGCCACCCCTGGCTGCACCACCGAAGCCTGCGATTTCCGCGACAGCCTGGCGTCCCTGCAGGGCAAGGGCTACGAGGTCACTGGCGTCTCCCCCGACGCCCCGGAAGCACTGGCCGGCTTCACCGGTGACTTCTCCCTGACCTTCCCCCTGCTCTCCGACCCCGACCACGCCGTCGCCCTGGCCTACGGTGCCTGGGGCGAGAAGCTGGTCAACGGCGAGATCGTTGAAGGCATCGTCCGTTCCACCGTCGTGGTGGACCCCGAAGGCAAGGTCACCCTGGCGCAGTACCAGGTCCAGGCAGACGGGCACGTCGCAGCGCTCAAGGAAGCCCTGGGACTCTAA
- a CDS encoding glycerate kinase, whose translation MRIVIAPDKFKGSLSAPDVCSHLEKGLQRGAGGNLDVVRIPVADGGEGTLDAAVGSGFTRRTAVVAGPTGEPVTAEFAVRGNEAVIEMAAASGLALLPASALVDGRPCSTAARTATSLGTGQLITAALDAGCNRIILGVGGSANTDGGAGVLRGLGARLLDSEGNDLPDGGAALARLDRIDFSGFEPRLKDTRFVLASDVDNPLLGAQGAAAIFGPQKGAAQQDVDMLDAALARFVEVLAREIGPEGPNNRAIKAAKAPGAGAAGGVGYAAIAVLAAARRPGIDVVLEFTGLAERLAGADLVITGEGSLDEQSLLGKTPMGVARAAAAQGVPVVAVCGRTTLSPGQAAAAGFEDVYSLTELESDVNRCIAEAAPLLEQLGTHISGRLAADRLARTPYTKEDLHV comes from the coding sequence ATGCGCATCGTCATTGCCCCGGACAAGTTCAAGGGATCCCTGTCCGCCCCGGACGTCTGCAGCCACCTGGAAAAGGGGCTGCAGCGCGGGGCGGGCGGCAACCTTGACGTGGTCCGGATCCCGGTAGCCGACGGCGGAGAGGGCACCCTCGACGCCGCCGTCGGCTCCGGCTTCACCCGCCGCACAGCGGTGGTGGCCGGGCCGACAGGCGAACCCGTGACGGCCGAGTTCGCCGTCCGGGGCAATGAGGCGGTCATAGAAATGGCTGCTGCCTCGGGCCTGGCCCTGCTCCCGGCAAGTGCCCTGGTGGACGGGCGGCCGTGTTCGACGGCGGCCCGAACCGCCACCAGCCTGGGCACCGGACAGCTCATCACCGCCGCCCTGGACGCCGGCTGCAACCGCATCATCCTGGGCGTGGGCGGCAGCGCCAATACCGACGGCGGCGCGGGAGTCCTGCGGGGGCTTGGCGCCAGGTTGCTCGACAGTGAGGGCAACGACCTGCCGGACGGCGGTGCCGCCCTGGCCCGCCTGGACCGGATCGACTTCAGCGGGTTCGAACCCCGGCTGAAGGACACACGCTTTGTGCTGGCATCCGACGTCGACAATCCGCTGCTGGGCGCCCAGGGCGCCGCGGCGATTTTCGGCCCGCAAAAGGGTGCCGCACAACAGGACGTCGACATGCTCGACGCCGCCCTGGCCAGGTTTGTCGAAGTCCTGGCCAGGGAAATCGGTCCTGAAGGCCCCAACAACAGGGCAATCAAAGCGGCGAAAGCCCCGGGAGCCGGCGCGGCCGGAGGCGTTGGCTATGCCGCCATCGCCGTCCTCGCCGCGGCCCGGCGCCCGGGGATCGACGTCGTCCTCGAATTCACTGGGCTGGCGGAACGGCTGGCCGGCGCCGACCTGGTGATCACCGGCGAGGGAAGCCTGGACGAGCAAAGCCTGCTGGGCAAGACCCCCATGGGCGTTGCCAGGGCAGCCGCCGCGCAGGGAGTTCCCGTAGTGGCGGTATGCGGCCGGACCACCCTGTCCCCTGGCCAGGCAGCAGCCGCCGGCTTCGAGGACGTCTACTCTTTGACGGAACTCGAAAGCGATGTAAACAGGTGCATAGCAGAGGCAGCGCCGCTTCTGGAGCAGCTGGGCACCCATATCAGCGGGAGGCTGGCGGCCGACCGGCTCGCCCGCACCCCATATACCAAGGAGGACCTCCATGTCTGA
- a CDS encoding response regulator transcription factor — protein MISPSGPRRAVVIEDDADIRGLLVRVLGKQGFDVTHAEAALPGVEEARRTRPHLVTLDLNLPDNDGLEACRLLRGFSDAVIVVLTARESELDRLASLEAGADAYFSKPFSPKELQSGIDAIFNRRFSAAASPT, from the coding sequence ATGATCTCCCCCTCAGGACCCCGCCGTGCCGTCGTTATTGAAGATGACGCAGATATCCGTGGATTGCTGGTACGCGTCCTGGGCAAGCAGGGCTTCGACGTCACGCATGCGGAGGCAGCCCTTCCCGGAGTAGAGGAAGCGCGCCGGACGCGGCCCCACCTGGTCACCCTCGACTTAAACCTGCCGGACAACGACGGGCTGGAAGCATGCAGGCTGCTGCGCGGGTTTTCCGATGCCGTGATTGTGGTGCTCACTGCCCGGGAAAGTGAACTGGACCGGCTGGCAAGCCTGGAAGCCGGAGCGGATGCATACTTCAGCAAGCCGTTCAGCCCCAAGGAATTGCAGTCTGGCATTGACGCAATCTTCAATCGGAGATTTTCCGCAGCAGCCTCTCCCACGTGA
- the uraD gene encoding 2-oxo-4-hydroxy-4-carboxy-5-ureidoimidazoline decarboxylase, translated as MKLAEFNSADATLAAETLRPCIDVTRWVDTVAGARPFASKDALLAFASQAASPFTPAEVESAMAHHPRIGERPTAGTAEASMSRSEQAGVDPADTAVAHALAQGNREYEEKFGRVFLIRAAGRTAPEILRTLNERLANSPAEEDTIVAQQLREIAVLRLEGLITE; from the coding sequence ATGAAGCTAGCCGAATTCAACAGTGCGGATGCCACCCTGGCCGCCGAAACCCTCAGGCCCTGCATCGACGTCACGAGGTGGGTGGATACCGTGGCCGGCGCACGCCCCTTCGCCAGCAAGGATGCGCTCCTGGCGTTCGCATCCCAGGCCGCCAGCCCCTTCACCCCGGCGGAGGTTGAATCCGCCATGGCCCACCATCCGCGGATTGGAGAACGGCCGACGGCGGGCACCGCCGAAGCGTCCATGTCCCGTTCGGAGCAGGCCGGGGTGGACCCTGCAGACACCGCGGTTGCCCACGCCCTGGCCCAGGGCAACCGGGAGTACGAGGAAAAGTTCGGGCGCGTCTTCCTGATCCGCGCCGCCGGCCGGACCGCCCCTGAAATCCTGCGGACGCTGAACGAACGCCTGGCCAACTCCCCTGCGGAAGAAGACACCATCGTGGCCCAGCAGCTGCGTGAAATCGCCGTCCTGCGGCTTGAAGGACTGATCACCGAATGA
- the uraH gene encoding hydroxyisourate hydrolase, producing the protein MSVSHVTTHILDTGAGRPAAGVAVVLYQNDAGTWRHIADSTTDADGRAQDLGPEHLEAGHYKLNFATGDYYAARQTATFFPEVDLVFEVTGSEHYHVPLLLSPYAYSTYRGS; encoded by the coding sequence ATGAGCGTCTCCCACGTCACCACCCATATCCTCGACACAGGCGCCGGACGCCCGGCGGCGGGAGTCGCCGTCGTGCTTTACCAAAACGACGCCGGCACCTGGCGCCACATTGCAGATTCCACCACCGACGCCGACGGCCGGGCACAGGACCTTGGTCCGGAGCACCTGGAGGCCGGACACTACAAGCTCAACTTCGCCACCGGGGACTATTACGCGGCACGGCAGACCGCCACCTTCTTTCCGGAAGTGGACCTGGTGTTCGAGGTGACCGGATCCGAGCACTACCACGTGCCCCTCCTGCTCAGCCCGTACGCCTACTCCACCTACCGCGGCAGTTGA
- a CDS encoding ABC transporter substrate-binding protein, translating into MRTRVLAPIAAVALSGAMMFGATAPASAAPPAPAPAAAANAADVANVTATINETIDGVGSFTGSFVPTGFSTENGDLTVTGLVEGTFTSVDGVVTPISQTVTTTVDAGTSNAACDIINLDLGPLNLNVLGLVVDLSQVQLDITAVPGAGNLLGNLLCSVAGLLDGNGTSGLANLLNRALGL; encoded by the coding sequence ATGCGAACACGAGTTTTGGCACCAATAGCAGCAGTGGCATTGTCCGGAGCAATGATGTTTGGCGCTACCGCGCCGGCCTCAGCAGCACCGCCGGCACCGGCCCCGGCAGCGGCAGCAAACGCTGCTGACGTAGCAAATGTCACCGCCACCATCAACGAAACGATCGACGGTGTGGGCAGCTTTACCGGATCCTTCGTTCCCACCGGATTCAGTACCGAGAACGGCGACCTGACGGTAACGGGCCTCGTTGAGGGCACCTTCACCAGCGTTGATGGTGTAGTCACACCCATCAGCCAGACCGTGACAACCACTGTTGACGCCGGCACCTCCAACGCCGCCTGCGACATCATCAACCTCGACCTGGGACCCCTCAACCTTAATGTCCTGGGTCTCGTGGTAGACCTCAGCCAGGTCCAGCTGGACATCACGGCGGTACCGGGCGCGGGAAACCTGCTGGGCAACCTGCTGTGCTCTGTGGCCGGCCTGCTTGACGGCAACGGCACCAGCGGCCTGGCGAACCTGCTTAACCGCGCGCTCGGGCTCTAA
- a CDS encoding winged helix-turn-helix domain-containing protein — protein MAVEAHHPRTAHRPRMVQPKAAARGLAVWVVPAEGTSPELLARAAQLVLARALQTAPEAEVHWPAAGAPTSGVSADAGGGTADDSSQPSSAAENPGGPGQAPSEDDGGTRLPPSAGPVSRVAVDLAAETVLLDGRPVPLTGVEYKVLRYLVTHLSRTVGREELQEFLESLHFPGATARSIDVYVGRIRRKLGNARHAVATVRGGGYQFVPGSCATVRGPAEYCI, from the coding sequence ATGGCAGTGGAAGCCCACCATCCGCGAACGGCGCACCGCCCGCGGATGGTCCAGCCCAAAGCTGCTGCCCGCGGCCTGGCCGTGTGGGTGGTTCCGGCGGAAGGCACCAGCCCGGAACTCCTGGCGCGTGCCGCCCAACTGGTCCTTGCCAGGGCCCTCCAGACTGCTCCGGAGGCGGAAGTCCATTGGCCTGCCGCCGGAGCTCCCACGTCCGGGGTCTCCGCTGACGCGGGGGGAGGAACAGCAGACGACTCCTCTCAGCCTTCCTCCGCGGCGGAGAACCCCGGCGGTCCCGGCCAGGCACCCAGTGAGGACGACGGCGGCACGCGGCTGCCGCCGTCGGCCGGGCCCGTCAGCCGGGTGGCCGTGGACCTGGCGGCGGAAACCGTCCTGCTGGACGGCAGGCCGGTGCCGCTGACCGGCGTCGAATACAAAGTCCTCCGCTACCTGGTGACGCACCTGTCCCGCACTGTGGGCCGGGAGGAACTGCAGGAGTTCCTGGAGTCGCTGCATTTCCCCGGCGCCACTGCCCGGTCCATCGACGTGTACGTGGGCCGGATCCGCCGGAAGCTGGGAAATGCCCGCCATGCCGTGGCCACTGTCCGCGGCGGCGGATACCAGTTTGTGCCCGGCTCCTGCGCCACCGTTCGCGGCCCGGCGGAATACTGCATATGA